The region TATCAACAACCTCATCCATTACAGAGGTTATTGGGTGTTTTTTTCCAATCTTTGGCATAATCGCAGGAAGGGTTTCATCAAAGAATTCTTCTTCTTTCTTAAATTTCTTCTCTTTGATTGCCTTTTCTATTGCCCTTTTTGCCTCATTAAGGCTCTTTCCTATTTCTTTTCTTTTTTCTTGAGGAATATTTTTTAGATTAGCCAAAGCGCTTGTGATTATCCCCTTGCTTCCAAGATACCTTGCCTTAATTAGAGAAAGCTCATTCTCGCCCTTTGCCATCTCTATTTCCCTTACCGCCTCTTCTATATCTTCAATTGCTTGCATACCTTTTCCTTACAAAAATAAGAAGGAGTGCCAATAACGATAAAATAGCTAATATTCCTAATTTTGTCCTAGATACAGGCTTCTCAATCCTTCTTCCTTTCTCTAATACCTCTATAGAGCTAGCGTGAATATCCATCTTTCCCCCATGCTCTTTGCAAGCTGGATGGAATATTCCAGAAACCCTTATTTTGTCTCCCATTACGCCATATCTGCCATAATAGCTTATCTTTGGGCATTTGTCAAGCCTTATAAATACACCAATTGCCCCTGTTTTGTCATATATATTGAGAAGATAGAAATTTTTTCTTTTCATAGGCTTTCCCACCACCTCTCCTTCAATCTCTATAGCTTTCTCTCTTGGCTTCTGAATAAGATCTGATATACTTATTCCATAAGATAAAGAACAAAGCAAGAGAAAAAACAAAACCCGAACCCCGAACTTCATCGCTTCCTCCCCAAAATTAAACTTATTATAGCAAATATAGAGATAAATTCCAACCTACCTGCCCACATTTGAAAGATATAAACAATCTTCATAAAAGAGGGCATATTACTTGATACAATCCCGCAACTAAAGCCTGTTCCCGATGTTGCTGATACTGACTCAAACAGGCTTTTAATGAATGGGTATCCATACATAATGCCAACCAATGCACCAATGAAGTATGTAGAAATGTAGGAGAGCATAATAATCATACTTGCCCTAACAAGCCTATCATTAAGGAGAATATCCTTTATATGGTGAAATTTCTCACAAACCACGGCTGAGCTTGGAAAGGCAAGGCTTTTTATATCCTGGATAAGAGCCTTTACAATTATCCCTACCCTTAAAATTTTAATCCCTCCACTGGTTGAGCCAGCAGATCCACCAATTCCCATAGCAATTACCATACCAATCAATGCAATCTCTCCCCATCTTACGAAATAAGCTGGATATACCATAGATAAGCCACAGGTTGCATGGGCAGATGTTGTGTGGTATAAGGCATTTAGAAAAAATGAGGGAAAATCATGATAAAGCCCTGATTTAACAATACCAATGCTTATAAAGATAAATGAAATACCTAGGGTAAAAAGGAAGGTTCTTATCTCTTCATCCTTAAATATCTCAAGCCTCTTTCCTGTCCAGACCGTATAATGGAGATAAAAGCTAAGAGAACCTAATATAAAAACAACCATTGTGGCAAGGTCAATCAATGGGCTATAATAAAAAAGGACAGATGATGAAGTAGGGGATAGCCCACAGGTAGCCCAGCCACTCATATAAAGCCACATTGCATGGAAGAATGCATTTACCATACCCAGGTCTTTATTTATTCCAATTAGCCATAAAATGCTCATCCCTACCACCAGATATAGGATGGCTATGCTCCAAATTATCCGTGCGGTAGATGCAATGTTTGGAAGGATTCTATCCTCCCTTCCCTCTCCCAGATACATTCCATAGCCAGAAGGGCTTGAGGCAAGAAAGACTAAGGCTACCAGAATTATTCCCTGTCCTGCAATGTAGGGAAAGAAAAACCTCCAGGTATTGAGAGAATAAGAGAGGTGGTCAATATCATTGATCAAGGAAAAACCGACGGTAGCCAGGCCAGACATTGCATCAAAACAAGCATCAAGGTATGAAAGATAATGCCCTGATAAGAATAATGGAATGGCAACCAGGAACATAAGAAAAAACCAGGATAAAGAGACAATAACCATTCCAACCACCCATGTAATCTCGCCCTTTTTTCCCAATAAAATAAGGATATAACCAGCCAGGACAAATGAGGAAAATGTAATAAGGAAGTCTATTGCCGAGCTATATTCGGCCATTATTATGGCAAGAATGCAATGGATAAATGCAACAAAAGAAAAGGCTGAGATTATTCTTCCTATATAATAAAAGATTGTTCTAAGATTTGTC is a window of bacterium DNA encoding:
- a CDS encoding DNA-binding protein; protein product: MKFGVRVLFFLLLCSLSYGISISDLIQKPREKAIEIEGEVVGKPMKRKNFYLLNIYDKTGAIGVFIRLDKCPKISYYGRYGVMGDKIRVSGIFHPACKEHGGKMDIHASSIEVLEKGRRIEKPVSRTKLGILAILSLLALLLIFVRKRYASN
- a CDS encoding potassium transporter TrkG produces the protein MTNLRTIFYYIGRIISAFSFVAFIHCILAIIMAEYSSAIDFLITFSSFVLAGYILILLGKKGEITWVVGMVIVSLSWFFLMFLVAIPLFLSGHYLSYLDACFDAMSGLATVGFSLINDIDHLSYSLNTWRFFFPYIAGQGIILVALVFLASSPSGYGMYLGEGREDRILPNIASTARIIWSIAILYLVVGMSILWLIGINKDLGMVNAFFHAMWLYMSGWATCGLSPTSSSVLFYYSPLIDLATMVVFILGSLSFYLHYTVWTGKRLEIFKDEEIRTFLFTLGISFIFISIGIVKSGLYHDFPSFFLNALYHTTSAHATCGLSMVYPAYFVRWGEIALIGMVIAMGIGGSAGSTSGGIKILRVGIIVKALIQDIKSLAFPSSAVVCEKFHHIKDILLNDRLVRASMIIMLSYISTYFIGALVGIMYGYPFIKSLFESVSATSGTGFSCGIVSSNMPSFMKIVYIFQMWAGRLEFISIFAIISLILGRKR